A window of Solea senegalensis isolate Sse05_10M linkage group LG20, IFAPA_SoseM_1, whole genome shotgun sequence contains these coding sequences:
- the LOC122786583 gene encoding transcription and mRNA export factor ENY2-2-like — MSKDSQMRAAINQKLIEMGERERLKELLRAKLVECGWKDQLKAHCKDVIREKGLEHVTVEDLVTDVTPKGRALVPDSVKKELLQRIRAFLAQHATL, encoded by the exons ATGTCCAAAGACTCTCAAATGAGGGCTGCAATAAACCAGAAGCTGATAGAGATGGGGGAACGGGAGCG ATTGAAAGAATTGCTCAGGGCCAAGCTGGTGGAGTGTGGATGGAAGGATCAGCTGAAAGCACACTGCAAAG ATGTGATCAGAGAAAAGGGGCTGGAGCATGTCACAGTGGAGGACCTGGTCACAGATGTCACGCCGAAAGGCAGAG CACTCGTACCGGACAGCGTGAAGAaagagctgctgcagagaatCCGAGCTTTTCTGGCTCAACACGCAACCTTGTGA